In one Vulgatibacter incomptus genomic region, the following are encoded:
- a CDS encoding SDR family NAD(P)-dependent oxidoreductase — protein MTLSISGSRNGVLANKVALVLGASRGIGAATARALGRAGADVVVAARDAVALEAVASSIREEGARAMAIPTDILDDTQVARVVARTVEAFGGLDVAFNNAGSGHLPAPLADLTVQDFDDAIGINLRGILVAMKFELGAMLARGGGSIVNMSSTAGLQGVRGMSAYSATKHAIIGATKSAALDYAAKNIRLNVVAPGPILTDRLRALPVERRAPIERAVPMGRVGLVEEVASTVVYLASDAAAFVTGAVLPVDGGRAAGA, from the coding sequence ATGACTCTTTCTATCAGCGGGTCTCGGAATGGCGTCCTCGCGAACAAGGTGGCCCTCGTCCTCGGAGCGAGCCGCGGCATCGGAGCCGCCACGGCGCGAGCGCTTGGCCGCGCGGGTGCCGACGTGGTCGTGGCAGCACGTGATGCCGTCGCGCTCGAGGCGGTTGCGTCGAGCATCCGAGAGGAGGGCGCTAGAGCCATGGCCATCCCGACGGACATCCTCGACGACACTCAGGTTGCCCGCGTCGTCGCGCGGACGGTCGAAGCCTTCGGTGGACTCGACGTCGCCTTCAACAACGCTGGCTCGGGTCATCTACCCGCCCCGTTGGCCGACCTCACCGTGCAAGACTTCGACGACGCCATCGGGATCAACCTGCGCGGCATCCTCGTCGCGATGAAGTTCGAGCTCGGCGCAATGCTCGCTCGCGGCGGCGGGTCGATCGTCAACATGTCCTCGACCGCCGGTCTTCAGGGCGTCCGAGGCATGAGCGCCTACTCCGCCACCAAACACGCGATCATCGGAGCGACGAAGAGCGCGGCGCTCGACTATGCCGCGAAGAACATTCGACTGAACGTCGTCGCGCCTGGGCCCATTCTGACGGATCGACTGCGCGCCTTGCCGGTCGAGCGCCGTGCCCCTATCGAACGCGCCGTACCCATGGGTCGTGTCGGCCTCGTCGAAGAAGTCGCGAGCACGGTCGTCTACCTCGCTTCCGACGCCGCCGCCTTCGTGACCGGCGCGGTGCTCCCGGTCGACGGCGGTCGCGCCGCCGGCGCTTGA
- a CDS encoding alpha/beta fold hydrolase, which produces MTTWSSAVCKASGIDIHYLRTGGAKPPVVMLHGLMGSGACWTPVARALEGEFDVVMPDARGHGDSSAPNLGYRYGDLASDVVDLIRGLELSYPVLVGHSMGGMTAAVAASRGEGQLRALVLVDPTFLSPERQREVHASDVAEQHRQALGFQKSELVAQARARSPRRSPELIELQAEARLKTCLSAFDVLTPPNPDYREVVRAIDVPTLLVIGDSPVVTLEMATELCGINPCVRIEQVRDAGHGLPFDQPERLGELLASFLADLT; this is translated from the coding sequence ATGACGACCTGGAGCAGCGCCGTCTGCAAAGCGAGCGGTATCGACATCCACTACCTCCGAACCGGAGGCGCCAAGCCTCCTGTCGTCATGCTTCACGGCTTGATGGGTAGCGGCGCCTGCTGGACTCCCGTGGCGCGCGCACTCGAGGGTGAGTTCGATGTCGTCATGCCCGATGCCAGAGGACACGGCGATTCGAGCGCGCCGAATCTGGGTTATCGATACGGCGATCTCGCGAGCGACGTCGTGGACCTGATCCGCGGGCTGGAGCTCTCGTATCCGGTCCTAGTCGGCCACTCCATGGGCGGCATGACCGCTGCCGTTGCGGCGAGTCGGGGAGAGGGGCAGCTCCGCGCCCTCGTCCTGGTCGACCCGACGTTCTTGAGCCCCGAGCGCCAACGCGAGGTCCATGCGAGCGACGTCGCCGAACAACACCGCCAAGCCCTCGGATTCCAGAAGTCTGAGCTCGTCGCGCAGGCGCGGGCCCGGAGCCCGCGGCGTTCGCCCGAGCTCATCGAGCTCCAAGCCGAGGCCAGACTAAAAACCTGCCTGAGCGCCTTCGACGTGCTCACGCCGCCAAACCCCGACTATCGCGAGGTAGTGCGCGCGATCGACGTCCCGACCCTGCTCGTCATCGGCGACAGCCCCGTCGTCACGCTCGAGATGGCAACGGAGCTGTGCGGCATCAACCCATGCGTACGCATCGAGCAGGTGCGAGACGCCGGCCACGGCCTTCCGTTCGATCAGCCCGAGCGCCTCGGTGAGCTGCTCGCGTCGTTCTTGGCTGACCTGACGTAG
- a CDS encoding MarR family transcriptional regulator: MIFGVKSSGPSAGPPRGGSGAAFLVAQVGAHAASMFAERLAALGLSPPHAGILRALSGAPGISQRALGTMLGILPSRLVILLDELDERGLLERRDDPDDRRTYRLFVTDKGQESLEAIGRVARAHQVALCAALSDDERRTLADLLSRIADEQGLTPGVHPGFRKMGSAAPRTGPKGPRPRGAPRR, from the coding sequence ATGATCTTTGGGGTGAAGAGCTCTGGTCCGAGCGCCGGCCCCCCACGCGGGGGTAGTGGCGCCGCTTTCCTCGTTGCACAGGTCGGCGCTCACGCTGCGTCGATGTTCGCAGAGCGCCTGGCCGCATTGGGCCTTTCGCCGCCGCACGCTGGGATTCTCCGCGCCCTCTCAGGAGCGCCGGGCATCAGCCAGAGGGCGCTTGGCACGATGCTCGGCATCCTCCCGAGCCGCCTCGTGATCCTCCTCGACGAGCTCGATGAGCGCGGTCTGCTCGAGCGCCGCGACGACCCGGACGATCGGCGCACCTATCGGCTCTTCGTCACCGACAAGGGGCAGGAGTCGCTCGAGGCAATCGGACGGGTCGCGCGAGCCCACCAGGTTGCGCTCTGCGCCGCTCTGAGCGACGACGAGCGCCGGACACTCGCCGATCTTCTCTCGCGCATCGCGGACGAACAAGGGCTCACGCCCGGCGTCCACCCCGGGTTTCGCAAGATGGGCAGCGCCGCTCCCCGTACGGGACCGAAGGGACCGCGGCCTCGCGGAGCACCTCGACGATGA